The proteins below are encoded in one region of Helianthus annuus cultivar XRQ/B chromosome 2, HanXRQr2.0-SUNRISE, whole genome shotgun sequence:
- the LOC118486564 gene encoding uncharacterized protein LOC118486564: MNRLKDKAAAFICEKEVKEVEFGPLNVFARFRALGWEAALNCYDRDNKNLFENEIQEWMATPTCPKYNKPQQMKLIGTVNGIEVEMSFDTLRKLAKFDSLVARDYMFPSLDDLFHKPKAHPRWNDMLEALFLSGTYHGTLYRKTLKIEAKLLLMICIYNVITRRGDKQEVRFPEVPVLYALLHGSPRFPFRYLVIINVWICRNKVGRSIIPYCRIITRLLKMYKAITPEDKGAMKRHRHFDIRRMGSGWTYDESERYYKLKSEGQRWCALKVDARALQPGEDDEPESDDEPRSGDDDYADEPNMEHMDVVTPQENQ, translated from the coding sequence ATGAACCGGTTGAAAGATAAAGCGGCGGCATTTATTTGTGAGAAAGAAGTGAAGGAAGTGGAGTTTGGTCCCCTTAATGTGTTTGCTCGATTTCGAGCATTGGGTTGGGAGGCGGCGTTGAATTGTTATGATCGCGATAACAAGAATTTGTTTGAAAATGAAATCCAAGAGTGGATGGCCACTCCCACATGTCCCAAGTATAACAAGCCACAACAAATGAAACTAATCGGCACAGTGAATGGTATAGAAGTTGAGATGTCGTTTGACACTTTGAGGAAGTTGGCAAAGTTTGACAGTTTGGTCGCAAGAGACTATATGTTCCCATCTCTCGACGATTTGTTTCATAAGCCGAAAGCCCATCCACGATGGAATGATATGTTGGAAGCTTTATTTCTATCGGGTACTTACCATGGCACACTTTATAGGAAAACTCTGAAGATTGAAGCCAAGTTGTTGCTCATGATTTGTATTTACAATGTGATCACGAGGAGGGGGGATAAGCAGGAAGTTAGATTCCCTGAGGTGCCCGTTCTTTATGCTTTGCTTCATGGGTCACCCCGTTTTCCATTCCGGTACTTGGTGATTATTAACGTGTGGATATGTCGGAACAAAGTTGGAAGGAGTATTATTCCCTATTGCCGAATAATCACAAGATTGCTCAAGATGTACAAAGCTATTACGCCGGAGGATAAGGGTGCTATGAAAAGACATAGGCATTTTGATATTCGAAGGATGGGAAGTGGGTGGACTTATGATGAATCTGAGAGATATTATAAGTTGAAATCTGAAGGTCAACGGTGGTGTGCGTTGAAGGTGGATGCGAGAGCATTGCAGCCGGGTGAGGATGATGAGCCCGAGAGTGATGATGAGCCCCGAAGTGGGGATGATGATTATGCTGATGAGCCAAATATGGAACACATGGatgttgtgacaccccaggaaaaccagtaa